A single window of Desulfovibrio sp. G11 DNA harbors:
- a CDS encoding 4'-phosphopantetheinyl transferase family protein: MKMPSCGDFECGHHDSIAVMDATMAALDPEQAPVVVIANRGLAVRIEDGHLSTEERAREAKFIRQEDRQRFRTTHFLKRRVCAAFTGIQPERMNFGTGWNNKPYLKEFTGLFAFNLSHSGEWGGIAAAKANALGFDVQAAIELADFPMSEIMHPLDCIRANSPASAALVWAVKEAVTKANGIGLGYALKKLCIKRTSDDAVKSVQLLGQQWFVRHGLLADGSAIAVAMNTWVQMEKIQLLEVKF, from the coding sequence ATGAAAATGCCTAGCTGCGGCGACTTCGAATGCGGGCATCATGACTCTATAGCAGTTATGGATGCCACAATGGCAGCCCTTGATCCGGAGCAGGCTCCTGTCGTGGTTATAGCGAACAGAGGCTTGGCGGTCCGGATTGAAGACGGGCACCTCTCCACTGAAGAAAGGGCGCGAGAAGCAAAATTCATCAGGCAGGAGGACCGTCAGAGATTCAGAACAACGCATTTTCTCAAGCGTCGTGTCTGTGCGGCATTTACAGGCATCCAGCCTGAACGGATGAACTTTGGTACGGGTTGGAACAATAAACCCTACCTTAAGGAGTTTACCGGACTTTTTGCCTTCAACCTCTCTCACAGTGGCGAGTGGGGCGGCATTGCTGCTGCCAAGGCCAATGCACTGGGGTTCGATGTGCAGGCTGCCATTGAGCTGGCGGATTTTCCAATGAGTGAGATCATGCACCCTCTGGACTGCATCCGGGCGAATAGCCCTGCCTCAGCGGCCCTGGTGTGGGCTGTCAAAGAGGCCGTGACCAAGGCCAACGGCATCGGTCTTGGTTACGCACTCAAAAAATTGTGCATCAAGCGCACGTCGGATGATGCGGTAAAATCCGTACAACTTTTGGGGCAACAGTGGTTTGTGCGTCACGGCCTTCTTGCGGACGGCAGCGCCATTGCCGTGGCAATGAACACCTGGGTTCAGATGGAAAAAATTCAACTGCTGGAGGTAAAATTTTGA
- a CDS encoding ABC transporter ATP-binding protein yields the protein MIREYLGFDLTEYRDGNMVRGVLYASLGACAEALPWFLAALALPYVLEGGDGAVAAAVVLVFGIAGFLLGLVFKMRALNANFDATYAMVSHARLFLANHLARLPLGRVLLQRDGAWAELMTAQFSMYQDIVTTVWGCVVAGTAFPVLLWLLLLWLNWASALVLLLALPVAMLSVPLAYRLLDGAAKKIAAARQTAAVNVLEIATGARDLRFFDPLCQRYAATLRSLEHYRDQSIKTEVAPAPALLLFSLVIFIGAALAIGVASMQFATWGGSPASYFVVVLLTLRLAMAINEFGPYLAEMRFVGTIINRIRQVLDEPVMPQATQGQSPEDGSIEVRNVSFGYGDTDVIRSISLHVRPGSMVALVGPSGSGKSTLAALIARLWDVKEGVVRIGNVDVRDIDEPTLHRTVSMVLQDVFLFPMSVADNIRLGRADAPMASVMAAAKAACIHERIMLLPQGYDTLLEGGDVALSGGERQRIAIARAILKDAPVLILDEATSSLDLENEAAVQQALANLCRGKTTIVIAHRLWTVHDADEIFVLDKGEIREHGAHVELLMADGLYAKSWKAQNENA from the coding sequence ATGATACGCGAATATCTCGGTTTTGATCTTACGGAATACCGCGACGGCAATATGGTCAGGGGCGTTCTCTATGCGTCCCTGGGCGCCTGCGCTGAGGCTTTGCCCTGGTTTCTGGCGGCGCTGGCGCTACCCTATGTTCTTGAGGGCGGGGATGGGGCTGTGGCGGCGGCAGTGGTGCTTGTCTTTGGCATTGCGGGTTTTTTGCTGGGCCTTGTTTTCAAGATGCGGGCGCTCAACGCCAATTTTGATGCAACCTACGCAATGGTTTCACACGCCAGACTTTTTCTTGCCAACCACCTGGCCAGGCTGCCGCTTGGGCGTGTGCTTTTACAGCGTGATGGAGCCTGGGCTGAACTCATGACCGCGCAGTTCAGCATGTATCAGGATATTGTCACAACCGTATGGGGTTGTGTGGTGGCAGGCACAGCTTTTCCTGTCCTGCTCTGGCTTTTGTTGCTCTGGCTTAATTGGGCCAGCGCCCTTGTACTTTTGCTGGCATTGCCGGTGGCCATGCTGAGCGTGCCGCTGGCCTATCGGCTGTTGGACGGTGCGGCAAAAAAAATCGCCGCAGCCCGGCAAACAGCGGCAGTAAATGTGCTTGAAATTGCCACCGGAGCAAGGGATTTACGATTCTTTGACCCGCTTTGCCAGCGGTATGCCGCCACATTGCGTTCTCTTGAGCACTATCGCGACCAGTCAATAAAAACAGAAGTGGCTCCGGCTCCGGCCCTGTTGCTGTTCAGCCTTGTCATCTTTATTGGTGCGGCCCTGGCCATCGGCGTTGCAAGCATGCAGTTCGCGACCTGGGGCGGCAGCCCGGCCAGTTATTTCGTGGTAGTTCTTCTGACCTTGCGCCTGGCAATGGCCATCAATGAATTCGGCCCCTATCTGGCGGAAATGCGTTTTGTGGGCACCATCATCAACCGTATCCGCCAGGTTTTGGACGAGCCGGTCATGCCGCAGGCAACTCAGGGGCAAAGCCCTGAAGACGGTTCCATTGAAGTGCGAAATGTATCCTTTGGTTATGGTGATACCGATGTCATCCGCAGTATTTCCCTGCATGTCAGGCCGGGGAGCATGGTTGCGCTTGTGGGGCCATCCGGTTCCGGCAAGAGCACACTTGCAGCCCTGATTGCACGCCTTTGGGATGTAAAAGAAGGCGTTGTGCGGATAGGTAATGTAGATGTCAGGGATATTGATGAGCCAACACTGCACAGGACAGTCAGCATGGTGCTGCAGGACGTTTTTCTTTTTCCTATGTCGGTGGCGGACAATATACGCCTCGGCAGGGCGGATGCGCCAATGGCGAGCGTGATGGCGGCGGCGAAGGCTGCCTGTATTCATGAGCGCATCATGCTGTTGCCCCAGGGGTATGACACTTTGCTGGAGGGTGGCGATGTGGCACTTTCCGGCGGTGAACGCCAGCGGATAGCGATAGCTCGTGCCATTTTGAAGGATGCTCCTGTGCTGATTCTTGATGAGGCCACGTCCAGCCTTGATCTGGAAAATGAAGCCGCAGTCCAACAGGCGCTCGCCAACCTTTGCCGTGGAAAAACAACCATTGTGATTGCGCACCGACTTTGGACGGTTCACGACGCCGATGAAATTTTCGTTCTGGACAAAGGAGAAATCAGGGAGCACGGGGCGCACGTTGAGCTTCTTATGGCTGACGGTCTTTATGCAAAATCGTGGAAGGCGCAAAATGAAAATGCCTAG
- a CDS encoding AAA family ATPase: MNRFVIISGCSGGGKSTLLAELQRRKYCVVEEPGRRIVKEEADSGGQALPWLDMAAFLRRVIDAALADYAHAPRSKAQWVFFDRSLIDAAAALHELTGDNILDRLKQGYRYHPRVFLAPPWPKIYVHDSERRHDMSAALVEFERLRRVYPFLGYTVSLLPRASVIERADFVLKALSAC; encoded by the coding sequence ATGAATCGTTTCGTCATTATTTCCGGCTGCTCGGGCGGTGGCAAGTCAACATTGCTGGCAGAGTTGCAGCGTCGAAAGTATTGTGTTGTCGAAGAACCCGGTCGGCGTATCGTCAAGGAAGAAGCAGATTCCGGCGGGCAAGCCCTGCCGTGGCTCGACATGGCAGCATTTTTGCGGCGAGTTATTGATGCGGCCCTGGCTGACTACGCCCATGCACCGCGAAGCAAAGCACAATGGGTATTCTTTGATCGCAGCCTGATCGACGCGGCAGCAGCGCTGCATGAGCTGACGGGCGATAACATTCTTGATCGGCTTAAACAGGGGTATCGTTATCATCCGCGCGTTTTTCTCGCTCCGCCATGGCCCAAAATCTATGTGCATGACTCGGAGCGTCGCCACGATATGAGCGCGGCGCTGGTCGAGTTTGAGCGGCTCCGGCGCGTCTATCCGTTTCTGGGCTATACGGTTTCGCTGTTGCCCAGGGCAAGTGTTATCGAACGGGCAGATTTTGTGCTGAAAGCGCTATCAGCTTGCTGA
- a CDS encoding class I SAM-dependent methyltransferase: METTKEMYADAGEFYDVMSGRLWERRKNFLEALSHVADVEGAVLDIGAGTGHGVVAAAEVLPGVDIFAVEPSPTMRAVLVSRIMQTEGLQRRVTVIPSTFEAAELPERVRAVLFLACIGLMDDAARRAFWARLAPHMSPGGLVLFDVMMIDKPQPVEKIHVAEVAMGQNTYHAWAEGIPVDDLREKWVSTYQIVRNNVVILERHAEYTWQTISLDDVAHEAEPYGFVFERQTEDTMIPSGILRKVAM, from the coding sequence ATGGAAACAACGAAAGAGATGTATGCTGATGCCGGCGAATTCTATGATGTAATGTCGGGAAGGCTGTGGGAGCGCAGGAAGAATTTTTTGGAAGCCCTGTCACATGTTGCGGATGTGGAGGGAGCGGTTTTGGACATCGGCGCAGGTACAGGACACGGTGTTGTGGCCGCAGCAGAAGTTTTGCCCGGCGTGGATATCTTTGCGGTGGAACCCTCGCCAACCATGCGCGCCGTGCTTGTGTCGCGCATCATGCAAACAGAGGGGTTACAGCGGCGGGTGACAGTGATCCCTTCCACCTTTGAGGCTGCTGAACTACCGGAACGAGTCAGGGCTGTACTTTTTCTTGCCTGCATAGGTCTCATGGATGACGCGGCGCGGCGCGCCTTCTGGGCACGATTGGCGCCACATATGTCGCCGGGTGGACTGGTGCTTTTTGATGTAATGATGATCGACAAACCGCAGCCCGTTGAAAAAATACACGTGGCTGAAGTAGCCATGGGGCAGAATACCTACCATGCCTGGGCTGAGGGCATCCCGGTTGACGATCTGCGAGAAAAGTGGGTTTCCACATATCAGATTGTCAGAAACAATGTCGTGATACTTGAACGTCACGCCGAATACACCTGGCAGACCATAAGCCTTGACGATGTGGCGCACGAGGCGGAGCCGTACGGCTTTGTCTTTGAGCGCCAGACGGAGGATACGATGATTCCTTCGGGCATCCTGCGCAAAGTCGCCATGTAG
- a CDS encoding GrpB family protein, with amino-acid sequence MQVSDSPLLQADWQATQTFEPGDPNENPWVQGRPGPELLEISAYDTAWPQTYLQLYRQITKTMENRALAVEHIGSTAVPYLPAKPVIDIDLIVADPEDEASYIPALQALGYVLTVRERSWYGHRMLRLQSPRVNLHVFGPACPEHARYCLFRDWLR; translated from the coding sequence ATGCAGGTTTCAGACAGTCCCTTGCTTCAAGCCGACTGGCAGGCCACCCAGACCTTTGAACCGGGTGACCCCAATGAAAATCCGTGGGTTCAGGGCCGCCCCGGTCCCGAACTGTTAGAAATTTCAGCCTATGACACCGCCTGGCCACAAACTTACCTACAACTGTACAGGCAAATTACCAAAACCATGGAAAACAGAGCGCTGGCCGTGGAGCACATTGGCTCGACCGCTGTGCCGTATCTGCCAGCTAAACCTGTAATCGACATTGATCTCATCGTGGCCGACCCCGAGGATGAAGCCAGCTATATTCCTGCGCTTCAAGCGCTTGGGTATGTGCTGACCGTCCGTGAACGCTCATGGTATGGGCATCGCATGTTGAGACTGCAAAGCCCGCGAGTAAACCTGCATGTCTTTGGGCCAGCCTGCCCCGAGCATGCACGGTATTGCCTGTTTCGTGACTGGTTACGCTAA
- a CDS encoding GNAT family N-acetyltransferase: MSKATLHPAIPDDARECLRIRALTRENAFSEQELAALGITEQSWRAGIEDGSYPGYIARVDGQMAGYCFADRESGEIMVLALLPRHENQGLGRMLLTQMAKDMHHRGVKRLFLACNSDSKVRSYGFYRHLGWKEIGQRDDHGDDILEYRLDQ; this comes from the coding sequence ATGAGTAAAGCAACCCTGCACCCGGCAATACCGGACGATGCGCGAGAGTGTCTGCGCATTCGTGCCCTGACCCGCGAAAATGCGTTTTCTGAACAGGAGCTTGCCGCCCTGGGCATTACAGAACAAAGCTGGCGCGCGGGCATCGAAGATGGCAGTTACCCCGGCTATATAGCCCGCGTTGACGGGCAGATGGCCGGGTACTGCTTCGCCGACCGTGAGAGTGGAGAAATCATGGTGCTGGCGTTGCTGCCGCGTCATGAAAACCAGGGGTTGGGGCGCATGCTGTTGACGCAGATGGCCAAAGACATGCATCACCGTGGTGTTAAACGCCTTTTTCTGGCTTGCAACAGTGACTCCAAAGTACGTTCCTATGGCTTCTACCGACATCTTGGCTGGAAAGAAATCGGCCAGCGCGATGACCACGGCGATGACATCCTGGAGTATCGCTTGGATCAGTAA
- a CDS encoding transposase, with product MSRHDISDEKWAIIRPMLAKTGTETRGRKRKDDRLIFNAILWIMKTGAPWRDLHPEFGPWNTVSAGAGGLSITGGSAFAGVHAESGGANDIISHGAINIKGHHGLQADGSNNLVTAHNGEVTISGSGGSYVDPGSGIHAANGGTNTITGNAPLTVAITATGATAEKAIAMWADGGGSVNYITGHPRAGGPGDSVTLTANNGQGIAMQAENGGKNIITTGAGNDSVLINGAVKGNGNEINLGGGDNTLTINGAVQTGSLNVIAAGGTYTLVLQASNAENFAARYGDWLNAIGSDPLIAGGMTGISFEGLSFSPLPTDFLSTFNDLLWALHDGGTSIEPPELVTQLHDPAAPFATPLAATLAETDAEHHTQDAQHAAQDSAQDTTWTAHDGPTLLADDSLNAAFNAQTDNTGTQTDVFEPDATAQTSFAMDEEEEGQVQPLFAFLDDHATDTSASMFLEEGDDALHNGYLGNEGENSGDFAGVHTSITLTYGDESLDSLFTAGGVVTGTNETGNVPSVMDSCQEATDSAAREMTSC from the coding sequence ATGAGCAGACACGACATTTCCGATGAAAAGTGGGCCATAATCAGGCCTATGCTGGCGAAGACCGGTACTGAAACCAGAGGACGCAAACGTAAAGACGACCGCCTGATATTTAATGCTATCCTGTGGATTATGAAAACAGGCGCACCGTGGCGGGACTTGCATCCGGAGTTTGGGCCTTGGAACACAGTCAGCGCCGGCGCTGGCGGCCTTTCCATAACAGGAGGAAGCGCTTTTGCCGGAGTCCACGCGGAAAGCGGCGGCGCAAACGACATTATCAGCCATGGGGCCATAAATATCAAAGGACATCATGGCCTTCAGGCCGACGGAAGCAACAATCTTGTTACCGCTCACAACGGCGAGGTGACCATTTCCGGTTCGGGTGGGAGCTACGTCGACCCCGGTTCCGGCATACATGCCGCCAATGGTGGTACAAATACAATCACCGGAAACGCCCCGCTGACCGTTGCAATTACCGCCACCGGGGCCACTGCTGAAAAGGCCATTGCCATGTGGGCCGATGGTGGCGGCTCTGTAAACTACATCACCGGCCATCCCCGGGCAGGAGGCCCGGGCGACAGCGTCACCCTCACCGCCAATAACGGCCAGGGCATCGCCATGCAGGCTGAAAACGGCGGTAAAAATATCATTACCACCGGCGCGGGCAACGACAGCGTGCTCATCAACGGCGCTGTCAAAGGCAACGGCAATGAAATCAATCTGGGCGGCGGCGACAACACCCTCACCATCAACGGCGCGGTGCAAACCGGCAGCCTGAACGTGATCGCTGCCGGTGGAACCTACACCCTGGTACTTCAGGCATCCAATGCCGAAAACTTTGCCGCCCGCTACGGAGACTGGCTCAACGCCATTGGCTCTGACCCGCTTATTGCAGGCGGCATGACGGGCATCAGCTTTGAAGGTCTGAGCTTCTCCCCCCTGCCCACGGATTTTCTGTCAACCTTCAATGACCTTCTGTGGGCTCTGCATGATGGCGGCACTTCCATTGAGCCGCCGGAGCTTGTCACCCAGTTGCATGACCCCGCCGCACCCTTTGCCACGCCTTTGGCTGCAACGCTTGCGGAAACCGACGCAGAGCATCACACGCAGGACGCGCAGCATGCCGCGCAAGATTCGGCACAGGACACGACGTGGACCGCTCACGACGGTCCGACGCTTCTGGCGGATGACAGTCTGAATGCCGCCTTTAATGCGCAAACGGATAATACCGGGACTCAGACGGATGTTTTTGAACCTGATGCTACAGCACAGACAAGCTTTGCTATGGACGAAGAGGAAGAAGGACAGGTTCAGCCGCTTTTCGCCTTTCTGGACGACCATGCCACAGATACGTCCGCAAGCATGTTCCTTGAAGAGGGAGATGACGCCCTGCATAACGGCTATCTCGGCAACGAAGGGGAAAACAGCGGCGATTTTGCCGGGGTCCATACCTCCATCACCCTGACGTACGGCGATGAAAGCCTCGACAGCCTGTTTACAGCCGGGGGCGTTGTCACAGGAACAAACGAAACCGGCAACGTCCCCAGCGTTATGGACTCCTGCCAGGAAGCCACGGACAGCGCCGCAAGAGAAATGACAAGCTGCTAG
- a CDS encoding ABC transporter ATP-binding protein, protein MMSTAPEKMQSPLTVYWQAAMPEWGKISVTLLLVCFAALLEIVPFILIWHMAGEAMSDTPQVNTILWLTGGIFGAVVLRFLAQGGVTILGHLAGFRSECRLRSQLVERIKSVVPVAVEGKNSHLSRAVMDEVGRLNGILAHTIPDAVAGLFLSLVCVALLFWIDWRLALASLVMLALGVWAQGRIARSSPELFVRWVQADGRASSALLSYVRGLPTLRAFNRQADSLEEVTDSIFAIGRLAGDVTRVCAMPYSLFGLAMTTPLLVVLPFALLFYALGSLTASDLLFATAVSGVMLLPLTKVMMSLSALRIFQAGAAQIQAVQNLPVFDEPASPQSVAGAEIIFENVSYRVKSGSGDDVTILQDVSFTLPQGRITTVTGPSGSGKTTLARLLARLDDVSAGRVLIGGQDIRSIPPQLFQRLISIVFQDAFLFHGTIRENILLARPDATEDELLQAVEAAGCTEMLTVLPLGLDTPVGDKGFGLSGGEQQRIAIARAFLKNAPILILDEATAHLDPIAAKDVSRSLNRLMAGRTVFAISHRLHEIENADSTLLIVGGSLEEKGTHEELLARSAIYQNLWSLQRRSNSWRLGRERVRGEV, encoded by the coding sequence ATGATGTCTACTGCGCCAGAAAAAATGCAAAGCCCGCTTACTGTCTACTGGCAGGCTGCCATGCCGGAGTGGGGCAAAATTTCGGTGACGCTTTTGCTTGTCTGCTTTGCTGCATTGCTTGAAATTGTACCTTTTATCCTGATCTGGCATATGGCCGGAGAAGCCATGAGCGATACGCCCCAGGTGAATACCATTCTCTGGCTGACAGGAGGAATCTTTGGGGCCGTGGTTTTGCGCTTTCTGGCGCAAGGGGGAGTAACCATACTCGGCCATCTGGCCGGGTTTCGGTCAGAGTGCCGCCTGCGCAGCCAGCTTGTGGAGCGGATAAAATCGGTTGTTCCTGTGGCAGTGGAAGGGAAAAACAGCCACTTGAGCCGGGCTGTTATGGATGAGGTGGGGCGTCTCAACGGCATCCTGGCCCACACCATTCCCGATGCGGTAGCCGGATTGTTTCTGTCGCTGGTGTGCGTGGCATTGCTGTTCTGGATCGACTGGCGGCTTGCACTGGCCTCTCTTGTCATGCTCGCGCTCGGGGTGTGGGCCCAGGGGCGGATTGCAAGGTCATCGCCGGAACTTTTCGTGCGCTGGGTACAGGCGGATGGCAGGGCTTCTTCCGCGCTTCTTTCCTACGTCAGAGGACTGCCCACATTGCGGGCTTTCAACCGTCAGGCAGACTCTCTTGAAGAAGTGACAGACAGTATTTTTGCCATTGGCAGGCTGGCGGGAGACGTAACCCGTGTCTGCGCCATGCCTTATTCCCTTTTCGGCCTGGCCATGACGACTCCGCTGCTGGTGGTGTTGCCCTTCGCACTCCTGTTTTACGCATTGGGTTCGCTTACAGCATCGGATCTGCTTTTTGCCACGGCAGTCAGTGGAGTCATGCTTCTTCCCCTTACCAAGGTCATGATGAGCCTGTCGGCCCTGCGGATATTTCAGGCCGGAGCAGCCCAGATTCAGGCTGTGCAAAATCTGCCCGTGTTTGACGAGCCGGCTTCGCCCCAGTCCGTCGCAGGTGCTGAAATTATTTTTGAAAACGTCTCCTACCGGGTGAAATCCGGCTCGGGAGACGACGTTACTATACTACAGGATGTAAGTTTTACGCTGCCGCAGGGCCGTATCACGACGGTGACCGGTCCGTCCGGTTCAGGGAAGACAACCCTGGCAAGACTTCTGGCACGTCTTGATGACGTTTCTGCTGGCCGTGTTCTTATTGGTGGACAGGATATCCGCTCCATTCCCCCACAACTGTTCCAGCGTCTCATCAGCATTGTTTTTCAGGATGCTTTTCTTTTTCACGGCACTATCCGCGAAAACATCCTTCTGGCCAGACCGGATGCGACGGAAGACGAACTGCTTCAGGCTGTGGAAGCGGCAGGCTGCACAGAAATGTTGACGGTTTTACCCCTGGGGCTGGATACCCCTGTGGGGGATAAGGGCTTTGGCCTTTCCGGCGGCGAGCAGCAGCGTATAGCCATCGCGCGTGCTTTTTTGAAAAATGCGCCCATTCTGATTCTTGATGAGGCCACCGCCCACCTCGACCCCATTGCGGCCAAGGATGTGTCACGCAGCTTGAACCGGCTGATGGCGGGCAGAACCGTTTTTGCCATTTCGCACCGTCTGCACGAAATTGAAAATGCCGATTCCACTCTCCTTATTGTTGGCGGTTCCCTTGAAGAAAAGGGAACGCATGAAGAACTGCTGGCACGTTCTGCAATCTATCAAAATCTATGGTCCCTGCAGAGGCGGTCAAATTCGTGGCGGCTCGGCAGAGAGCGCGTGAGGGGAGAGGTATGA